A genome region from Geoanaerobacter pelophilus includes the following:
- a CDS encoding HD domain-containing protein: MQIFNYEINEILESCTSILPPAHLAVAVDILAILDKEGYVSSIYNKFPQSRATGTTSTHSILAKISLRDHSIHVARKFQAMVDHRQLLYPLGIIACLAHDIGKIPRICNQLPGEYTMTKHARAGAVAMERLIDGRLTTREALAVILAIRHHHDCNTNASPILDLLRRADCEARDDELIGLFRGEA; the protein is encoded by the coding sequence ATGCAGATCTTCAATTACGAAATCAACGAAATATTAGAAAGTTGCACCTCAATCTTACCGCCGGCGCACCTCGCGGTCGCGGTCGATATCCTGGCAATCCTCGACAAAGAGGGATATGTCTCCTCAATCTACAACAAGTTCCCCCAATCGAGGGCAACAGGCACCACCTCAACGCACTCAATACTGGCAAAAATCTCTCTGCGGGATCACTCGATACATGTCGCCCGAAAGTTCCAAGCAATGGTCGATCACCGGCAACTCCTTTACCCCCTAGGCATTATCGCTTGCCTCGCTCACGACATTGGCAAGATTCCACGTATCTGCAACCAGCTGCCGGGCGAGTACACCATGACCAAGCACGCCCGTGCCGGCGCTGTTGCCATGGAACGCTTGATTGATGGCAGGCTGACGACCAGGGAAGCCTTAGCTGTCATCCTTGCGATACGCCATCACCACGATTGCAATACCAACGCGAGCCCAATATTGGATTTGCTCCGCCGAGCCGACTGCGAGGCTAGGGATGATGAGTTGATTGGGCTGTTCAGGGGGGAGGCTTGA
- a CDS encoding tyrosine-type recombinase/integrase yields MCLNYANHVARYKYYLSGKQVRKNLHTSSKRMAEEKMRMVESALFRDEDIPLPTRTPLAAILGEYVDYLRLTKKRNNANKIIQYLREAFGPLCPGLEVQNPKISRKAQIYPEREERVRLEVPFLEQLTTADVARCRDNYLKSKGVSNNTANHLRQVVVRFINWAMTERGVRFPGGINPAAKVPMLDVERTEIIFLDLEEIEEQLEELKGYPQLRVMVAVLIFAGLRREEVLWLRTGDIDLTAGRYGMVRVYTKSDVSKGSNGLQPSSGKATRLDRKQSRRQARSQKKAKKDSWQPKTSDHRAIPVSRRLREILASYAPPPSDGNWFFPSPHGTRWDQDNFSRDLAAANAENGLPWTCLDYRHTFGSQLAMKGESLQKISALMGNSPEICHRHYVHLMPASMADSVEFPEPGSSPAGPAADDPSQQSPTGRGGDCDCLPQDESDRPKRPQLRLVHSR; encoded by the coding sequence ATGTGTCTGAATTATGCAAACCATGTGGCGCGTTACAAGTACTACTTGAGCGGAAAGCAGGTCAGGAAGAACCTTCACACCTCGAGCAAGCGGATGGCAGAGGAAAAGATGCGGATGGTGGAGTCCGCTCTGTTCCGTGACGAGGACATTCCGCTGCCGACCCGGACTCCCCTCGCGGCTATCCTCGGCGAGTACGTCGACTATCTGCGACTCACCAAGAAACGCAACAACGCGAACAAGATCATCCAGTACCTACGTGAAGCGTTCGGGCCGCTCTGCCCTGGGCTTGAGGTGCAGAACCCTAAGATCAGCAGGAAGGCACAGATCTATCCTGAGCGGGAGGAGCGAGTCAGGTTGGAGGTGCCGTTCCTTGAGCAGCTGACCACTGCGGATGTCGCCCGCTGCCGCGACAACTACCTCAAGAGCAAAGGTGTCAGCAACAACACGGCGAACCACCTGAGGCAGGTCGTCGTGCGGTTCATCAACTGGGCCATGACCGAGCGCGGCGTACGCTTCCCCGGCGGCATTAACCCGGCAGCCAAGGTCCCGATGCTCGATGTGGAGCGGACCGAGATCATCTTTCTCGATCTCGAGGAGATCGAGGAGCAGCTGGAGGAACTCAAGGGATACCCTCAGCTCAGGGTGATGGTTGCCGTCCTGATCTTTGCCGGGCTACGGCGGGAAGAGGTCCTCTGGCTCAGGACCGGCGATATCGATCTGACCGCCGGCAGGTACGGCATGGTCAGGGTCTATACCAAGTCGGATGTGAGTAAGGGGTCCAACGGCTTGCAGCCCAGCTCCGGCAAGGCGACGCGGCTCGACCGCAAGCAGTCCAGGCGGCAGGCCAGGAGTCAGAAGAAGGCCAAGAAGGACTCGTGGCAGCCCAAGACAAGCGATCATCGTGCGATCCCAGTGAGTAGGCGCTTGAGGGAGATCCTCGCCAGCTACGCGCCCCCTCCTTCTGATGGCAACTGGTTCTTCCCATCGCCCCATGGCACAAGGTGGGACCAGGACAATTTCTCGCGCGACCTGGCCGCGGCAAATGCTGAGAATGGGTTGCCCTGGACCTGCCTCGACTACCGTCACACCTTTGGCAGTCAGCTCGCAATGAAGGGGGAGAGCCTCCAGAAGATCTCCGCGTTAATGGGAAATTCGCCCGAGATCTGCCACCGGCACTACGTCCACCTTATGCCAGCCAGTATGGCCGACTCGGTGGAGTTCCCCGAACCGGGCTCCAGTCCTGCCGGACCTGCTGCCGACGATCCCTCGCAGCAATCGCCCACTGGGCGTGGCGGAGACTGCGATTGCCTGCCTCAGGACGAGTCTGACCGGCCGAAACGACCGCAACTGAGGCTTGTGCACAGCAGATAG
- a CDS encoding HD domain-containing protein, which translates to MDSPNFTINQLRECWDRYLRYLPPMERGIASKLLFMYDGARFYSPAVFTSPPEEDPDLRFTPFTRAGFESVPLGQHVVYAVEALARLLPASELMYSSAMLATLCCDLGKIPGIVDRLVDNHAIYGMVLSDRYYLKGLGDTLRENVLNAILLHHANVNSNTKDSTILCDLVRKVHQMATLTAIRELSMDLTSLIATWRRFKAEPFIHPRREWYRYVESTTPIDFSWLDPQLFLAELAPLINRTLPDEFVYLTKDDVALVSVDTFLKIVRKMALDQCWMDILVFEADHLERWRMVTLIIERFLGASDVIAIGLLGKDHRLARFDVGYRSGKRLKAKLIPINVATLGTKRLDALRKGKPAWARVTACRKITEKEAESVGWRDDE; encoded by the coding sequence ATGGATTCTCCTAACTTTACCATCAATCAGCTTCGTGAATGCTGGGATCGATACCTCCGCTATTTGCCCCCGATGGAGCGAGGTATCGCGTCTAAGCTTCTCTTCATGTACGACGGCGCCCGGTTTTATTCCCCAGCAGTCTTTACCAGTCCCCCAGAAGAGGATCCGGACTTGAGGTTCACTCCGTTCACAAGGGCAGGCTTCGAGTCGGTCCCCCTCGGCCAGCACGTGGTCTACGCGGTCGAAGCGCTCGCCCGCCTGCTGCCAGCCAGTGAGCTTATGTACAGTTCAGCCATGCTGGCAACACTTTGCTGTGATCTTGGCAAGATTCCGGGCATTGTCGACAGGCTGGTGGACAATCACGCCATCTACGGCATGGTATTGTCTGACAGGTACTACCTTAAGGGTTTGGGGGATACCCTCAGGGAAAATGTGCTCAACGCAATTCTGCTCCACCACGCCAACGTGAACAGCAACACGAAGGACAGCACCATTCTCTGCGACCTGGTCAGAAAAGTCCACCAGATGGCAACGCTAACGGCAATCCGTGAGCTGTCGATGGATCTTACTTCGCTGATCGCAACCTGGCGCAGGTTCAAGGCGGAACCTTTCATCCATCCACGGAGGGAATGGTACCGCTACGTCGAAAGCACCACGCCGATAGATTTCTCATGGCTTGACCCGCAGCTTTTCCTGGCTGAGCTCGCCCCGTTGATAAACAGGACATTGCCGGACGAGTTCGTGTACCTGACCAAGGATGATGTTGCTCTGGTCAGCGTGGACACTTTCCTCAAGATCGTACGCAAGATGGCCCTGGATCAGTGCTGGATGGATATCCTTGTCTTCGAGGCTGACCATCTAGAGCGCTGGCGGATGGTCACCCTTATTATCGAGCGGTTTCTCGGCGCCAGCGATGTCATAGCCATAGGGCTGTTAGGTAAGGATCACCGTCTTGCACGTTTCGATGTGGGATATCGCAGCGGCAAGAGACTCAAGGCAAAGCTGATACCAATCAATGTAGCGACATTGGGAACGAAACGGTTGGACGCGCTCAGAAAGGGCAAGCCGGCCTGGGCTCGGGTGACAGCATGCCGTAAGATCACGGAGAAAGAAGCCGAATCAGTCGGGTGGCGGGATGATGAGTGA